The stretch of DNA ACAAATCCTGTGATTGAAGATAAAAAGTAAAGGCACTTATGTTTTGATTGAATGGACACCATCAATTGGCCATGGCCCTTCATATATATAGGGAGGGGAGGTATTGCCCATGTGCAAGTCAAGATCTGTACAAAATCATGCTGGATTACAAGTCCTGTCTCGAACTCGTCAAAATCACTCTGGTTCCAAATAGGGTACTCCGAGTTTTCCTGGTTTACATAGTTCTGAAAACGTACCCGCCGGATGTACCAGTTTGGGAAACTGTTGCTATCTTGTTCTCATATCATTTGGATGCTGATAATTTTGGTCATCAACAGGCTGAATGGTTTATTTGTGAGGAGTACTGTAGCAAAACAAATTCATCTAAGATTGTTTTCAATTTAAGGTTGGAGATAACACAACATCAGGTGGTTACAAAGAATCTGAGTGACAAGGCGTCCCATATTATCAATGTTTGTAGTAGTGAACTTAATTAGATCAAATTGTAATCTCACGTATATGCATATTAGACCAAATAACCCTTCTTTTATGAAATTTATTTAGGCAAATGTCCAGGAAATCAAGAACTTCTGACAGCATTGCAATAAGTTCTTCCCTATTCTAATCATGTACATATCTTGGAAGCAGCTAAAAGCTACCTTTCATAGCAGGCATGCATCCAATTAAACAGGCATTATTATTATTATCAATAATTTCTTATATTCCAGTGTTACATACTTCATGTTCTGTTAAATTTTCTCAGAACCCCCAAAAAACAAATCATGAACCATGTAAAGGATATCTTCAACATTTAACCTTAGGCGCTCATAATTATCGAGCTTAAGCTATTTGATGAAATCTAGCTTCCATCGCTCATATAAGGTTTCAGTGTTCTTGGTATGGATTAGCTGTTGACAGTGTAGTTCCAAGTACTCTTTACTGTTCACAAGGGAAATGATCTTGTTCCTGGTCAGGAAAATCAGGTGTTTCTATTTGCGTGGTTGCAAGTTCGCCTTAACTGATCTCTTCTTCTCATTCTCTCAGCATACTTGGTAATATCAAGGCTAGCTGTGTTTCTTCCACCAAATGCAGACTCCAGCTTGTCCATGTCAAACATATCAGCCATTATCCTCTGGCTCTCTGCATTGTTGctgtaaataaattttattttctcttGCAATGTTGGTTCGAGAAACTGCTTTACAATCTGCAAAAGGAAGTGTGTCAAATTGCACTAACATTTTCACATAACAAGTCATCAGTCAATATAgacaaaaaggaaaaaaaatattgTGTTGATTTAATGTAGTAACGTATAAGGTCTTAGAAAGTAGACTTCATACATCATGTTCAGTTCTAATAAAAAAACTCCTAACATATGATGATTTGAGCAAGACACTGATGATATACTTGTCGCAACGACAGTATTGTGATAAACTGACAATTTATTTCATGCAACGAAAGTGACAGATTCAAACTACTGGACAAAAGTTAAACATGTTTGACCACCTATGTTCCTAATAAAACCTCATGGTTACGATAGGAATTGATTTATACTTAGTTTTATCCAGATACGTCGATAAATAGTTCACAAGTACCTTCCAGAAGGATTCAAATATCTTGGGCGGGTTGCTGAGAATCGCGGCTCCAATCAACCCTGGATAATACCTCTGAATTATGTGCAGCGATTCACGGGTTTCCCATAATGGCGTAGATAATGGTGTCCAACCACTGAAATTACACATCCAAACAACGTTCCCTTCTTGTGCGCCTTCTGAGTTCATGGCCAAATTTTCCAGGTTATACACTAGCTGTCGTATATGTTCCTTTGCTGAAGTTAAGCTCTGTGAACATGTCAAACTAAGTAAACAAGATCAACAAAACCAAGGCTACAACACAAAGTCCAAGAAACAGAGTCCAAGTTTTATTTGCAGTGATCTATCTTTGTGCTTGGTTACTGAAATCCTCTTCATACTATGACAAAAAACAACGTATGCTAATAATATTCCTGTCCATCAAGGATGGAACCATACCACGCAGAGGAAGTAGAAAAATAGAATCGCTCAAGAGTAAAGGTAAAACATACCACACAGAGGAAGTAGGGGCCAAATAAATTGTTGAAACTAGATTCTTGTACACGAATCTCATGTGACTTTTTTGGACTTATAGAGTCGGTACTCCGAAGGTTACATTAATTTGAGCCAAATTAAAGGGCAACTGTGTGTGACAGAGTTTTCAGACTAAAACGAAGTCCATTTCTTTGTTAGATTTCTTCAAGTTTCAAAGCGAAAGAAATAGCCTCGAGGGTATAATTGTAGCTATCATAACGTAGTTATACATACACAACAAACTCATAACATATACAGAAATATCTTTTTGCCCAACTCTACTTGAGCAATATGATGTTGTTCATATTGATAATCAAAATTTAGTCAAAGAAAAAGAAACTTTTGATGTATGGCATTTCAGAAGGGCACTTATGCTTTTTTATTGATTGTGTAAAAGTTAACTATGTATATTTCAGGCCTAAGCTACTGTATTAGATTAAGGAGATATATATGCTGCGTCCAAACTCATACTGACCTTTATTGACGTCATAATCACGAACACAGTTCGGCCATTCTTGTCGAGATAGTCAGCCATGTACGCTCGTTGAACCTCGTTCTCGATGCCAGCAAGGTCTTCCTAACAATTATTTCCAAGCAGAACCATGCTCAACTTAAGTATAACATAAAGCGCAAGACTAGATCAAGTGCATAGTAACTtaaaagtttccaaacaaccccCATATATGGTGACGAAAGATTCGAGTACCCAACAAATCGTTTCAGGCTTGAACTGACGCCTCCACTTGACAGCTTCTTTCAGAGCCTTGGCGGCTTTTTTTGTGCTCCAGTTCCTTGACAGGAGAAACCGGCGGATGGTGCCGTCCGACAAGAAGCTGGGCATCTCCGTCGCCAGGTCGCCCAGCAGCTCCCGAACATCATCTATCTGCATGCGCGTTCGGATGGACACAACTCACTCTCCTTCATCAACAGTATGAGGCATTAGGAAATTAAGCAAAGGACATCTTCAGGTTCCGCCTGGTACCTTTCGCTGCTGTTCTGCTGAAGACTCTGGCTTTTGTTGCGTCGCTTCACGCCTGGTCTGGAACAGATAGCTCATGGCGTTTCGACTGTTGCTGCAGAGTGTGAGACGCAGATGTCAAGCGACAAACTCAGGATACCTTGCCCTGGATTTATAGCGCGCGCGCGTTCTCCCATCCAGTGGAATTTCGAGGCCGTGGCCGGAGAGCATCGGTACAAGGAGACCACGAGTACACGCCACGATTGATCGAATAAGCAATTCGGGCGGTTAGCAGTTGCTGCCGCCATAATGGGTAGATGAAGACGGACGGGGGCAGTAAATGGTTGAGCGCCGTGCACATGTTCCGCTGCGCGTGGTGCGCGCGGGACACGTTTCGAGATTGGGCAGTTCCTAATTGGCTTAAGCTGCAGTGTGCATAACCTCTCTCTCATGGTACCTATTTCATTCATGTTTCGGTTGGAAAACAGGTCGTGAGCGGTTGTATCCTCTCCCTCTCACACCTCTCGCGCTAATCACAAGAGCAAAGTAGTAAAAGATACAAGTATGAGAAACTATTCTTTAATCCGAACATTGATGATTTACAATAAAATTTTCCATTATATGTACTCCGTacttgtgacgccctgaaaatttaccaactTAAAACATGCGTTAAAACATTCCGATCAACAACTTAGTCGTCGTCGAACCCTAGTTCTAACCCGCTACCTTTCCCCGCCATCTTGACAGCCGACGCAAGCCAATTACGttttctcccccccccccgccctgtgccgcacaacgcccgcgcgcgaccgccttcCGCAAACAGCGCCGGCGCAAGCCCTATCTCAcacagcgcgcgaatcccgcgcgcgcgtggccgaccggccgcggctgcggccgcgattggcgccggcgcatcttccttttcccctcgctgttctcctcgcaCCACGCGCTTctccgcgcgtggccgaccggccgcggtcaccgccgcgaccggcgccggcacccctccctccctctttttcctttctctttttctccctattccttttctttttttctctttttcctttccttcccttttctttcttttcccttcttcttctttcctccctttcctttttctccttccttcctccctgTTTCTttctccctgctcctctgctcccgagcgccacccccCGCACGCCGCTCCGGCCTCTGGCGCCCCTGTCCTCGcgtgcacgccgccgtacgcgcgcgccgctgaccctcgcgcgcacgcgcttcacgcgcacgcgcacggccgagccgcgacgcgctcgcgcacgcgccgcccgcacggccgccgcgccgtccgccgctgccgcgccccgctcgggcccgcgcttcgccgtgccgcccgctgcgccacgccgcgccgtccgtcgccacgccctcgccctggcccgcaccgtgccgcgccgcgcgcgcacgcgtgcACGGACgctgtgccgcgcgtgccgcccgtcgctgccccgccccgccgctgtaccgcctcgcccgccgtgcctcccctgtgcccgcacaccgccgccggcccccccacgtgcacggctgtgcacggccgcgccccgccgcaagccacgggcgccattaatggccgcccgtggagccgccccgccggccaccgcctccccgtgccgctcggccgcctataagtaggccggccgcggcctctcaccccccacaagcctccaccgcagcccctgcctctcccccgcgctccaccgctgcccccgccgagctcccgagccgccgccgcttgccaccgccggcccgccgcctcacgccgccccggcccgaggtaaggccgggaatcgaaccccctcttcctcctctcccttttcccccacacgcCCAAGCCAATTAGGCCCTAGGaccgccggatttgggggccggccgagcccccatccctcctctgtttcacgcggtgagggggaggaagaagaaggggcgaTTTTGCCCATGGCCCCCTGCCCTTTCCTGTATTCTTCAAAAAGAACCCCCCCCCTCCTTTAGTTACTTCTCTTTGCTAAATAACCCTGCtccttttaatatttcaaaccaagcccctccATTATGTAAACCCAAATATATTTGACATCCTTTAGCATACCCTGGATGTTTATAgaattcgcaaataagcccctaatCTCTTTATATAATtatgaataggcccctggacccccgtttaagccctaaaaccccctttagcgcgtcattttatgtgtgaaacaacctccgattgacccgaaactttaccacaccctttctagtatagttttagccatgccaataagaaaccacccagaaatattacccctaactccgtaactaaattatttccgatttgaGCTCGACAATAAAAGCTTTTACTtattgtgcttgattgtgtgcctatttgtttgcgtcataggacacggagtgaacgaggaaggtcccgactgtgatcaagcgaacgagggccagtactgcgaccccgagcccgaggggcagcgcttcgatcaggacctctcgcaagagtttgacgatggcaagttcaatcccgccctttgatgcatgattctgtcctagtttttataaactcaacccagtggcctgttttataaaattgcatggttttgcgtgttgaaaacatggtaggatagccacccttgtttgagataaccctaccttgaccacctgattttataaagaaaatgtgtgtgtgtgggaagggatacaatgtggttttgaaagacgagttagacgggatggatggcatttctgtgtgaattgccgttggtgtgctcgtacctgtgtggttgagcgaggaagggagatatccatcctgtcacccctaaggaccgagttgatgtgacatctcacctagcttcttgtcgtgcgaaccacttgaccgttgtatgggcaacggcttagcataaatcccactagttagcctgatagccatcaggagagctgagagcaacgggtgatcaaggagacgggataagctctgtgtgacttatgccccggttaaacctcggtgataggtcgaatgaccccttgatggatcccgtggtggctagtcaggtctagctaaggtgggtaatggctttgttgggatctgcaccggcactaaggtgttcgtgctgtggtaccccacctgtgggtaaagttgcacacctctgcagagttaaaaatctattcgaatagccgtgcccacggtattgggcaagttatggtgtggtcacataactagtgtttctctctgggaatgaatgggctggcgtgagttgtttggaaagtgtccggcagttgtgccgtgtgctacggcggacggggaatctggtagcagtttaaaacttggatcctgtgtggatcaacgaCGTGTGCTCTTGATACTGGAAAACTTGTTTCGAAAAATGTTTTAAacaaacccttgcatacaacCGAATTTTCCGCAAATAAGctctaaccttatccttggattatcccgtgcatttaactctgttataccccctccgtgggtgtgattggacttgctgagtacgtttgtactcacccctttcttacttttacagtggaagacccagactacgtccccgaagaccacgagtagggtttcgtcctgcacccagtcttgcctgtggttgaggccaccgttggattccgcatggcgcaagactctgatgatcctttgttcatagctagtgtagttgtgtgggttgtggttgtaatcctcgcgatagtggcgcttcactgcccattaccgcgtagagttgtacggtgatgtaccatctgatgtaataaaagtgttatcagcctcctgggactgataaaacaacacttttaagtcttccctgatgggggggacgcttcaggtggtatcagagccgtaggctggccgtaggacgtgaccctaggaacgaaaCCCCGTTTCAAGCCCTAGGATTTGTTCGGACTTAGATATTTTTCTACActgacactcaccactggttttttaccctgttccagatggctgacaacggatgggtcaacggagtctgctacgcagagcctggccttcctaagttattgttgctcagcctggaacgcgttggggttatggaaacgccggagtacgcctaccgagaatatatctccggtggcacccttcggtgcgacacgatgatctttgtggagagaagcacccgctaccctgatgtggacccttggttcatctccaccactggctttcgcttccccgacacgtaccgaaaagccgctcgtaaagccctgcgacggctgcgtgtgctctacaagcaccaccttcagcggacccctatgggatttttcccacccgctgaaagaagtggacgcacttggattgcccggatgaggagacttggacgagaagaagaagacttagaagatgcggtctcccacctatccatctaccttactggcttggatgcactttgccgcgaacagtcggcacaactgaagaagctaatccaggggattgaaaagataacccaggagctggaggaacaacggacaagagccgcaaacgccgagtattccttagccgccctccaagcccagatgcaagagtacgagagccgcaacggaataggtggatggatagaggaagaagaagaagaagagcctatggagacccattgggataagagtacgcagaccgaaaacgagatggatcggttccttccaataaagaagcgctctatcaggaccgaggaagaatccccatgataggattagcacctcgaactagaaccctaccctaatgaccacgtgcccatgaaaactgtaccatccctgttgtaataataaataatatctactcccttttgcacctgtaccagattgtttaccctgtttctgtttcagatggctgaggaaggatggacccagggcgactgccaagctgcacctggattccccagccttttgatcaacaccctggaagaccttggcgttacggagcgcccaaggtactacagccgagagtacgagcaccatggtaccctccgctgtagggtgatcctggtcatcgccaggagcaaccgctaccccgacatccagccctggcgg from Panicum hallii strain FIL2 chromosome 3, PHallii_v3.1, whole genome shotgun sequence encodes:
- the LOC112887524 gene encoding phosphatidylinositol transfer protein 3-like, translating into MSYLFQTRREATQQKPESSAEQQRKIDDVRELLGDLATEMPSFLSDGTIRRFLLSRNWSTKKAAKALKEAVKWRRQFKPETICWEDLAGIENEVQRAYMADYLDKNGRTVFVIMTSIKSLTSAKEHIRQLVYNLENLAMNSEGAQEGNVVWMCNFSGWTPLSTPLWETRESLHIIQRYYPGLIGAAILSNPPKIFESFWKIVKQFLEPTLQEKIKFIYSNNAESQRIMADMFDMDKLESAFGGRNTASLDITKYAERMRRRDQLRRTCNHANRNT